The Bacillota bacterium genome includes the window TAACCGGGCACGCGGAGGTAGGGCTACCCGACGAGGTAATGCATCGCCTTGGGCTGGTGGAGGGACAGCGGATTCTGGTGATAGAGACGCCGTATGGGCTGGAGCTGCTGCCCGAAGACCCTCAACTGACCACGCAGGTAGCGATAGCGGAGTTAGTGATGCAGCAAGATGAGGAAGTGCTTCGGCCGCTGGCGGGATAGGCGATGGCAGAGCCTGTGTGGCTGCGGGAAGAGCTGATACTGTATGTCCATCGCAGGCAGATTTTGCAACACGGGGGCTCGCTGGGGAT containing:
- a CDS encoding AbrB/MazE/SpoVT family DNA-binding domain-containing protein, which gives rise to TGHAEVGLPDEVMHRLGLVEGQRILVIETPYGLELLPEDPQLTTQVAIAELVMQQDEEVLRPLAG